Proteins encoded in a region of the Larimichthys crocea isolate SSNF chromosome XVI, L_crocea_2.0, whole genome shotgun sequence genome:
- the rasd1 gene encoding dexamethasone-induced Ras-related protein 1, whose translation MIKKMSPSESDYDIPAKNCYRMVILGSTKVGKTAIVSRFLNGKFDEQYTPTIEDFHRKLYSIKGDVYQLDILDTSGNHPFPAMRRLSILTGDVFILVFSLDNRDSFQEVQRLKRQIFETKSCLKNKIKENIDVPLVICGNKGDREFYREVQQEEIEQLVAGDEKCEYFEISAKRNENVDKMFQTLFTLAKLPHEMSPDLHRKVSVQYCDMLHRKSLKNKKMKDIGEAYGVVTPCARRPSVHSDLMYIKEKAIGGGQGKDKERCVIS comes from the exons ATGATTAAGAAAATGTCGCCCTCCGAGAGCGATTATGACATCCCTGCAAAGAACTGCTACAGGATGGTGATTTTGGGATCCACCAAAGTTGGGAAAACGGCCATCGTGTCCCGGTTCCTGAACGGGAAGTTCGATGAGCAGTACACGCCGACCATAGAGGACTTTCACAGGAAACTGTACAGCATCAAGGGGGACGTTTACCAGCTGGACATACTGGATACATCAGGGAATCACCCATTCCCTGCAATGAGGAGACTCTCCATACTGACAG GTGATGTGTTCATCCTCGTCTTCAGTCTGGACAACCGAGACTCCTTTCAGGAGGTGCAGCGGCTCAAGCGGCAGATCTTCGAGACCAAGTCGtgcctgaaaaataaaatcaaagagaaCATCGACGTGCCTCTGGTCATCTGCGGGAACAAGGGCGACAGAGAGTTTTACCGGGAGGTGCAGCAGGAGGAGATCGAGCAGCTGGTGGCCGGAGACGAGAAGTGCGAGTACTTCGAGATCTCCGCCAAGCGCAACGAGAACGTGGATAAGATGTTTCAGACTCTGTTCACCTTGGCCAAACTACCTCACGAGATGAGCCCCGACCTTCACCGAAAAGTCTCCGTGCAGTACTGCGACATGCTGCACAGAAAGTctctgaaaaacaagaagatgaAAGACATTGGGGAGGCGTACGGTGTGGTCACTCCGTGCGCCCGGAGACCGAGTGTCCACAGCGACCTCATGTACATTAAGGAGAAGGCAATAGGAGGCGGCCAggggaaagacaaagagagatgtGTGATCAGTTAA